A segment of the Agromyces sp. H17E-10 genome:
CCGAGGCGATCGTCGGAGCGAACGCGCCGCCGATGATCGCGCCGATCGCGTACGAGATCGAGACGCCCGAGAACCGGATCGACGCCGGGAACAGCTCCGAGTACAGCGCCGCCTGCGGGCCGTAGGTGAAGCCGAGGCCGATCGTGAGGATCGCGAGACCGAGGAACAGCAGTCCGATCGAGCCCGTGTTCACGAGCGGGAACAAGAGGAACACGCCCGCGAGCTGCAGGATCCACCCGATGATGTACGTCGTGCGCCGGCCGAGGCGGTCGCTCAGCCAGCCGGCGAACCCCGTCGCGAGCAGCCACGTGACGGCCGACCCGGCGACGGCCCAGAGCACGGGTCCGCGCTCGAGCGCGAGCGGTCCCGCGGCGTCGGTCGCGTAGTTCTGGATGTAGCCGCCCGTCGTCATGTAGCCGACGGCGTTGTTGCCGGCGAAGACGAGCGCGGCGATGATCACGAGCAGCAGGTGCTTGCGGAACAACTGCACGATCGGCATGCGCGTCTGCTCCTTGCGCTCGGCGATCTCGACGAACACGGGGCTCTCCTCGACGCTGCGGCGCACGTAGTAGCCGATGAGGATCAGCACGACGCTGAGCAGGAACGGGATGCGCCAGCCCCACGCGAGGAAGGCGTCGCCGGGTGCGATGGCCGTCATGAGCGCCATCGTGCCCGAGGCGAGCAGCAGGCCGAGGGGCACGCCGATCTGCGGCGAGGCGCCGAAGAGGCCGCGCTTCTGCTTGGGCGCGTGCTCGACCGCCATGAGCACGGCGCCGCCCCACTCGCCGCCGGCCGAGATGCCCTGCAGCACGCGCAGCAGGATGAGCAGGATCGGCGCCGCGATGCCGATCGCGGCGTAGGTCGGCAGCAGGCCGACGAGCGCGGTCGCGACGCCCATGAGGATGAGGGTCAGCATGAGCACGAGGCGGCGGCCGTACTTGTCGCCGAAGTGACCGGCGAGGAACGCGCCGAGCGGGCGGAACAGGAAGCTGATGCCGACCGTGAGGAACGACAGGATCGTCGCCATGCCGGGGCCCGCCGGCGCGAAGAACAGCTCGCCGAACACGAGGCCCGCCGCCGAGGCGTAGATGAAGAAGTCGTACCACTCGACGGTCGTGCCGACGACGGTCGCGAAGACCACTCGTCTTCGGTCGCCGACCTGGGCGATCGTGCCGGTCGGGGTGAACCCGGGCTGGTCGGGTGCGCTCATCGCGTGACTCCTTCGTCTGGTCAGGGGCCCGGCGGGCGCGCCGAGCGCCTGCCGAGGAGGTCGCCACGAAGGGTCGTCGACGACCTTCCGCGATCATATACGATTTCAGATCTGATTGGGAGGTCTCGGTGCCGTTCGTCCGCCGGCCCCACGACGCGCCCGTATCCTTGCGGGGTGACGACCCCGATCTCCCGCTTCCCAGCCGTGCTCTTCGACTGCGACGGCGTGCTCGTCGATTCGGAGCGCATCACGCTCGGAGTGCTGCGCC
Coding sequences within it:
- a CDS encoding MFS transporter, translating into MSAPDQPGFTPTGTIAQVGDRRRVVFATVVGTTVEWYDFFIYASAAGLVFGELFFAPAGPGMATILSFLTVGISFLFRPLGAFLAGHFGDKYGRRLVLMLTLILMGVATALVGLLPTYAAIGIAAPILLILLRVLQGISAGGEWGGAVLMAVEHAPKQKRGLFGASPQIGVPLGLLLASGTMALMTAIAPGDAFLAWGWRIPFLLSVVLILIGYYVRRSVEESPVFVEIAERKEQTRMPIVQLFRKHLLLVIIAALVFAGNNAVGYMTTGGYIQNYATDAAGPLALERGPVLWAVAGSAVTWLLATGFAGWLSDRLGRRTTYIIGWILQLAGVFLLFPLVNTGSIGLLFLGLAILTIGLGFTYGPQAALYSELFPASIRFSGVSISYAIGAIIGGAFAPTIASALVQATGTTMSVTWYLAGMTLVGLVATLLLRDRSGIPLGPDHEAEQEQSPIYGLAKA